Proteins from one Flavobacterium sp. N2038 genomic window:
- a CDS encoding glycoside hydrolase family 30 protein, with product MKSTYKILIIPLLILQLSCSSSKVVADSASKPNSKIKVYTTAEKTNMRLSLSNDLIPTSTQKKSTVSITVDPKKIHQTFLGIGGAITDASAEVFAKLSSERQKELLNAYYDKTKGIGYTLARTNIHSCDFSSQSYTYIAEGDKDLKTFSIDHDRKYRIPLIKKAIETAGGKLTLFVSPWSPPAFMKDNNDILHGGVLLPEFAQSWANYYAKFIKAYEKEGIPIWGLTIQNEPMASQSWESCIYTPEAERDFLKNFLGPTLVKENLGSKNIIIWDHNRGDMLEKRANLVFSDPEVSKYAWGIGFHWYETWNGGAPKFESVAEVHKAFLNKNLIFTEGCIERFDAAKFQFWGNAERYGLNMINDFNNGTVAWTDWNILLDQNGGPNHVGNFCFSPIHADTAKDELIYTPMYYYIGHLSKFIRPNAKRIEANSSDKSLLSTSFKNTDGKFITVVMNSSDNEVVYTLSNNTTKTTITIPAHAMQTLEY from the coding sequence ATGAAATCAACCTATAAAATTTTAATAATACCCCTATTAATTCTGCAATTAAGTTGTTCTTCGTCAAAGGTTGTGGCTGATTCAGCATCTAAACCAAACTCAAAAATAAAAGTTTATACTACTGCCGAAAAAACGAACATGAGATTATCATTATCAAATGATTTAATCCCTACATCAACACAAAAAAAATCAACGGTTTCTATTACTGTAGATCCGAAAAAAATACATCAGACCTTTCTTGGAATTGGCGGCGCTATAACCGATGCAAGTGCTGAAGTCTTTGCTAAATTATCTTCAGAAAGACAGAAGGAGCTTCTAAACGCTTATTACGATAAAACCAAAGGAATAGGTTATACTTTAGCCAGAACCAACATTCATAGCTGCGATTTTAGCAGCCAAAGTTATACCTACATTGCTGAGGGAGACAAAGATTTAAAAACCTTCAGTATTGATCATGATAGAAAATACAGAATTCCACTGATCAAAAAAGCAATCGAAACAGCCGGCGGAAAATTAACCTTATTTGTTAGTCCATGGAGTCCCCCAGCTTTTATGAAAGACAATAATGATATTTTGCACGGCGGCGTTTTATTGCCTGAATTTGCTCAGTCGTGGGCAAATTACTATGCAAAATTTATAAAAGCATATGAAAAAGAGGGAATTCCGATTTGGGGATTAACCATTCAAAATGAACCAATGGCGAGTCAAAGTTGGGAATCATGTATCTATACCCCCGAAGCTGAAAGAGATTTTCTTAAAAATTTTCTTGGTCCAACTTTAGTAAAAGAAAATCTGGGTTCTAAAAATATCATTATTTGGGATCACAATCGCGGAGATATGCTGGAAAAAAGAGCTAATCTGGTTTTTTCAGATCCTGAAGTTTCAAAATATGCTTGGGGAATTGGTTTTCATTGGTATGAAACCTGGAATGGCGGAGCACCAAAATTCGAATCGGTTGCAGAAGTTCACAAAGCATTTCTAAACAAAAACCTAATATTTACCGAAGGATGCATCGAAAGATTTGACGCTGCAAAGTTTCAGTTTTGGGGAAATGCAGAGCGATACGGACTCAACATGATCAATGATTTTAACAACGGAACAGTGGCCTGGACGGATTGGAATATTCTTCTGGATCAAAATGGAGGTCCAAATCATGTGGGGAATTTTTGTTTTTCACCCATTCATGCCGATACTGCAAAAGACGAATTGATTTATACACCCATGTATTATTACATAGGACATTTGTCCAAATTCATCAGACCAAATGCTAAACGAATCGAAGCTAACAGCAGTGACAAAAGCTTGTTGAGTACATCATTTAAAAATACAGATGGAAAATTCATTACCGTTGTAATGAATTCATCAGATAATGAAGTGGTTTATACCCTTTCAAATAATACAACCAAAACAACTATTACCATACCGGCGCATGCCATGCAAACTCTTGAATACTAG
- a CDS encoding glycoside hydrolase family 30 protein translates to MKKNGFIITCLCFSLVAFSQQKSQKQQQGFTTNNKKITVYTTADNTKLRLTPTDNLSFTASQQPVETEISVFVEPLKKFQTFMGIGGAITDASAEIFAKLSKEKQTEFLNAYYDTQKGIGYSLLRTTIQSSDFSSASYSYIEEGDKDLKTFSIEHDRQYRIPLIKQAIKTAGGKLPTYATPWSPNAFMKSNKSVLKGGKLLPEFFQPWANFYAKFIKAYEKEGIPIWGTSVQNEPMATQTWESCLYTAEEERDFLKNYLGPTLKKEGLERIKIIAWDHNRDLMVQRANVIFSDPEASKYVWGMGFHWYETWTGAQPMFENVARVHEAYPDKKLMFTEGCVEKFDAAKYQFWANAERYGTSMINDFNNGTVAWTDWNILLDQFGGPNHVGNFCFAPIHADTTTGELIYTPSYYYIGHFSKFIRPNAVRVSTSVSRSYLLSTSFLNTDGKMTTIVMNHTNNEITYNLIIATEKTVVKIPAHAIQTLVY, encoded by the coding sequence ATGAAAAAAAATGGCTTTATTATTACTTGTCTATGTTTTTCCTTAGTTGCATTTTCGCAGCAGAAAAGTCAAAAACAACAACAGGGATTTACAACAAATAACAAAAAAATCACAGTGTATACCACTGCAGATAATACAAAATTAAGGTTAACCCCTACAGATAATTTATCATTTACAGCATCACAACAGCCAGTTGAGACCGAAATATCCGTTTTTGTTGAGCCACTAAAAAAATTCCAGACTTTTATGGGAATTGGAGGAGCTATTACTGACGCAAGTGCCGAGATTTTTGCTAAACTTTCAAAAGAAAAACAAACTGAATTTTTAAATGCTTATTACGACACTCAAAAAGGAATAGGTTATTCATTACTAAGAACTACAATTCAGAGTTCAGATTTTAGTAGTGCAAGCTATTCTTATATAGAAGAAGGCGATAAGGATTTAAAAACATTTTCAATTGAACATGACAGACAATATCGCATTCCGTTAATAAAACAGGCAATCAAAACGGCCGGAGGTAAACTGCCAACTTATGCAACTCCATGGTCACCAAATGCTTTTATGAAAAGCAATAAAAGCGTCCTGAAAGGTGGAAAATTACTTCCTGAATTCTTTCAGCCATGGGCCAATTTTTATGCGAAATTTATAAAAGCATATGAAAAAGAAGGAATTCCAATTTGGGGAACTTCAGTACAAAATGAGCCAATGGCAACACAAACATGGGAATCTTGTTTGTATACTGCCGAAGAGGAAAGAGATTTTTTGAAAAATTACTTAGGGCCAACTCTTAAAAAAGAAGGTTTAGAAAGAATTAAAATTATTGCCTGGGATCATAATCGTGATTTAATGGTGCAAAGAGCAAACGTAATTTTCTCAGATCCTGAAGCATCAAAGTATGTTTGGGGAATGGGTTTTCACTGGTACGAAACCTGGACTGGTGCACAGCCAATGTTTGAAAATGTTGCAAGAGTTCATGAAGCATATCCGGATAAAAAACTAATGTTTACTGAAGGATGTGTCGAAAAATTTGATGCAGCCAAATATCAATTTTGGGCAAATGCCGAAAGATACGGAACTTCAATGATCAACGATTTTAACAACGGAACCGTGGCCTGGACAGATTGGAATATCCTTTTGGACCAATTTGGAGGACCAAATCACGTTGGTAATTTTTGCTTTGCTCCAATCCATGCAGATACTACAACTGGTGAATTAATTTATACACCATCTTATTATTACATTGGTCATTTCTCAAAATTCATTCGTCCAAATGCAGTTCGTGTAAGTACTTCAGTAAGCAGAAGCTATTTGCTAAGTACTTCATTTTTAAATACAGACGGGAAAATGACAACCATAGTAATGAATCATACAAATAATGAAATTACCTATAACCTGATCATTGCAACAGAAAAGACAGTCGTGAAAATACCGGCGCACGCAATCCAAACCTTAGTTTATTAA
- a CDS encoding RagB/SusD family nutrient uptake outer membrane protein has translation MKLISFKQSFVAFGVLLALGSCDTDEKLEVKGDGVVLENNFYRNETEAYSGLVAAYDKLGKHAGAMENAPLLFLNSASDDFYAGGGGAGDQPGLQVASNYSITPTNIPPNIWADYFKGVARCNIMIAKLPGVTMDEAKKARFTAEVKALRAYYYLDLVRMFKNVPLILAPVVQSEISTIVQAKPEEVYAQIEKDLTEAIPNLPMTLIPSELGRLTKGAATALLGKAYLSDNKKAEAAAELAKVNGATPGQASSFGYKLMDNFSQLWDHLHEFNSESILEISYSDKSNADWGNFERGDDEGNVAAQLMGMRDYSRYPRGVDKLLPDYINGWGFMVVTKDLQVAMQGDPRYASTIFDAAVERASGDKDDPNAFIKYTDSYQETGFHFIKYAPVNADIKASNPFLNFGINTYVIRLADTYLLEAEALGGTGARAQALLDAVRKRVGLDPVPVSLAAIQQERRLELAGEGHRWFDLIRTGEAAAKLAFKGFTANKNEAFPIPYSEFNNTKMIQNTGY, from the coding sequence ATGAAACTTATAAGTTTTAAACAATCATTTGTCGCATTTGGAGTGTTATTGGCACTTGGATCGTGCGATACCGATGAAAAGCTGGAAGTAAAAGGAGATGGAGTTGTACTTGAAAATAATTTTTACAGAAACGAAACAGAAGCTTATTCTGGATTAGTAGCAGCTTATGATAAATTAGGGAAACATGCCGGAGCAATGGAAAATGCGCCACTATTATTCTTAAACTCTGCATCAGATGATTTCTATGCAGGAGGTGGAGGAGCAGGTGACCAGCCAGGACTTCAGGTCGCATCAAACTATTCTATCACTCCAACCAATATTCCGCCAAACATTTGGGCAGATTATTTTAAAGGAGTTGCAAGATGTAATATCATGATTGCAAAACTTCCCGGAGTTACTATGGATGAAGCTAAAAAAGCAAGATTCACGGCAGAAGTTAAAGCGTTACGCGCTTATTACTATTTAGACCTTGTAAGAATGTTTAAAAATGTTCCGCTAATATTAGCTCCGGTAGTTCAGAGCGAAATTTCGACAATTGTACAGGCTAAACCAGAAGAAGTTTATGCACAAATTGAAAAAGATTTAACAGAAGCAATTCCGAATCTGCCAATGACATTAATTCCTAGCGAATTAGGAAGATTGACAAAAGGAGCTGCAACTGCACTTTTAGGAAAAGCCTATTTATCTGATAATAAAAAAGCAGAAGCTGCTGCAGAATTGGCTAAAGTAAACGGTGCAACTCCGGGACAAGCTAGTAGTTTTGGATATAAGCTAATGGATAATTTTTCTCAACTATGGGATCATTTGCATGAATTTAATTCAGAATCCATTCTTGAAATCAGTTATTCAGACAAATCAAATGCTGATTGGGGTAATTTTGAAAGAGGTGATGACGAAGGTAACGTAGCAGCACAGTTAATGGGTATGAGAGATTATTCAAGATATCCTCGTGGCGTAGATAAACTTTTGCCGGATTATATTAATGGTTGGGGGTTCATGGTCGTTACTAAAGATTTACAAGTTGCTATGCAAGGAGATCCGCGTTACGCATCTACTATTTTTGATGCTGCTGTTGAAAGAGCAAGCGGAGATAAAGATGATCCAAATGCATTTATTAAGTATACAGACAGTTACCAAGAGACAGGATTTCACTTTATTAAATATGCACCGGTTAATGCTGATATTAAAGCATCAAACCCTTTTCTGAACTTTGGTATCAATACTTATGTAATTCGTTTAGCTGATACTTATTTATTAGAAGCAGAAGCTTTGGGAGGAACAGGAGCAAGAGCCCAGGCACTTCTTGATGCTGTTAGAAAAAGAGTTGGATTAGATCCTGTACCAGTTTCTCTTGCAGCAATTCAGCAAGAAAGAAGATTAGAACTTGCGGGAGAAGGACACCGTTGGTTTGACTTAATCAGAACAGGTGAGGCTGCTGCAAAACTTGCATTCAAAGGATTTACAGCAAATAAAAATGAAGCTTTCCCAATTCCTTACAGCGAATTCAACAATACAAAAATGATTCAAAATACAGGATATTAA
- a CDS encoding SusC/RagA family TonB-linked outer membrane protein — translation MNGATKRDKNELFRSYKKSFSWNWENTLNYTKKFGDHNFSALIGKGTYVDNITSGNDATYQGIPATNHSEASFNVDIPLADKFVNAYNSQAVEHRVESLFGRLNYDYKEKYIFTGIIRRDGSTRFGPNNKYGTFPSMSLGWVPSKEGFWKENDVVNTLKIRGGYGVTGNDSSPDFLYLSTIGNKRNYTIGGTPAPGQSPNGIANPDLKWEETKQVNIGFESMLFHDFNFSIDLFNKKTSGILMKVPIPGFVGASGDTYANLADMQNKGVDIELGYKKRFGALNLSVNGNFSYIKNEVTYIDKGVNFLAGDETVQSTSYEINRTQVGEAYNSFYGFKTNGIFQTVEDVAAYKSASGQIIQPDAKPGDFRWQDLDGNGKIDGNDRDFLGTSLPKFTYGFTLNMDYKGFDLLVFGQGAGGNMIYQGLRRLDITNANYQTEVLGRWTGPGSTNSYPRVTTEDKNKNFTNPSDFNLEKGDFFRFKTIQLGYSFPQEWISSISLTKVRLYLTGENLFTITKYTGFDPEIGGQTAAGMNNVQGVDRGFYPQAKSYMLGVNLQF, via the coding sequence TTGAACGGAGCTACAAAAAGAGACAAGAATGAGTTGTTCAGATCATACAAAAAGTCATTTAGCTGGAACTGGGAGAATACTTTAAACTATACTAAAAAGTTTGGAGATCATAATTTCAGTGCCTTAATAGGAAAAGGAACTTATGTAGACAATATTACATCTGGAAATGATGCAACTTACCAGGGGATCCCTGCAACAAATCACTCAGAAGCTTCTTTCAACGTTGATATTCCGTTAGCGGATAAATTTGTTAATGCTTATAATTCACAAGCTGTAGAACACAGAGTAGAGTCTTTATTTGGAAGATTAAATTACGATTACAAAGAAAAATATATTTTCACAGGGATTATTCGTCGTGATGGTTCTACAAGATTTGGACCAAACAACAAATACGGAACTTTCCCTTCTATGTCTCTTGGATGGGTACCTTCTAAAGAAGGATTCTGGAAAGAAAATGATGTGGTAAACACCTTAAAAATTAGAGGAGGTTATGGTGTAACAGGAAATGACTCATCTCCGGATTTCTTATATCTTTCTACAATTGGTAACAAAAGAAACTATACAATTGGCGGAACACCAGCTCCTGGACAAAGTCCAAACGGAATTGCAAACCCTGATTTGAAATGGGAAGAAACGAAACAAGTAAATATTGGTTTTGAAAGTATGCTTTTCCATGATTTCAACTTTAGTATTGATTTATTCAACAAAAAAACAAGCGGTATCTTAATGAAAGTGCCAATTCCTGGATTTGTAGGAGCAAGTGGTGATACTTATGCCAACTTAGCAGATATGCAAAATAAAGGGGTTGATATCGAGTTAGGCTACAAAAAAAGATTTGGAGCATTGAACCTTTCTGTAAACGGAAACTTCTCTTATATCAAAAATGAAGTTACTTATATTGACAAAGGAGTTAATTTCTTAGCAGGTGACGAAACAGTACAGTCAACTTCTTATGAGATCAACAGAACTCAGGTAGGTGAGGCTTACAATTCATTCTACGGATTTAAGACAAACGGAATTTTTCAGACAGTTGAAGATGTTGCTGCTTATAAAAGTGCTTCAGGACAAATTATTCAGCCAGATGCTAAACCTGGAGATTTCCGTTGGCAGGATCTTGACGGAAATGGTAAAATTGATGGTAACGATAGAGACTTCTTAGGAACATCATTGCCTAAATTTACTTATGGATTTACTTTAAACATGGATTACAAAGGATTTGACTTATTAGTTTTTGGTCAGGGAGCTGGAGGAAACATGATTTACCAAGGTTTAAGAAGACTTGATATTACAAATGCAAACTATCAGACAGAAGTTTTAGGTCGTTGGACAGGACCAGGATCAACAAACAGTTATCCTAGAGTTACAACAGAAGATAAGAACAAAAACTTCACTAACCCATCAGATTTCAATTTAGAGAAAGGTGACTTCTTCAGATTTAAAACAATTCAGCTTGGATATTCATTCCCACAAGAATGGATAAGCAGCATCTCATTAACAAAAGTGAGACTTTATTTAACTGGAGAAAACTTATTTACAATTACTAAGTATACTGGTTTTGATCCTGAAATTGGAGGACAAACTGCTGCTGGAATGAACAATGTACAAGGTGTTGACAGAGGTTTTTATCCTCAGGCAAAATCGTACATGTTAGGAGTTAATTTGCAATTTTAA
- a CDS encoding SusC/RagA family TonB-linked outer membrane protein gives MKLTKLLIFCISSLLFSVVAMAQDATVTGTINDESGMPVPGATISVKGTNKATASDFDGKFQIAVPSNGTLTVSFVGYETTQIAVNGKTKLDVKLRPESQTLNEVVVVGYGTQKKSVVTGAISSVKAKDLESLPITRVEQALQGRVSGVSIAANAGQPGSASTIRIRGFTTLNNNDPLWVVDGVVVDNGGIGYLNQSDIESIEVLKDGASGAIYGSRAAAGVVLVTTKKGKAGKISVNYTGYAGTSQAAKKLDLLGASDYVTILNEAFKNGGNAGEKFPTKDATGNPINYGAGTNWQDAIFNNHAQRYSHELSFSGGNDVSTFYMSFGITDQEGIITTDISNYTRKNIRLNSNHKIGKYIKIGQTLGYSNEKTIGIGNVNDEFGGPLASAINLDPLTPMIETDPSKTGPGSIYANPNTLKDANGNYYGISTIVTQENTNPLAYTQTRLGNNDFADNFVGNIFIEAELLPGLKFRSTAGAKLAYYGSDNFTRFIS, from the coding sequence ATGAAATTAACAAAATTACTTATTTTTTGTATTTCGTCTCTTCTGTTTTCAGTTGTTGCAATGGCGCAGGATGCTACTGTTACTGGAACCATAAATGATGAAAGTGGAATGCCCGTCCCGGGAGCAACAATTTCTGTTAAAGGCACTAATAAAGCTACTGCTTCAGACTTTGACGGAAAGTTTCAGATTGCTGTTCCTTCTAATGGAACTTTAACAGTAAGTTTTGTTGGCTATGAAACGACACAGATTGCAGTCAACGGTAAAACTAAACTGGATGTTAAATTGCGTCCGGAGTCTCAAACTTTAAATGAAGTTGTTGTTGTAGGATATGGTACCCAAAAGAAAAGTGTTGTAACAGGTGCAATCTCAAGTGTAAAAGCAAAAGATTTAGAGAGTTTGCCAATTACGAGAGTTGAACAGGCTTTACAAGGTAGAGTTTCAGGGGTTTCGATCGCTGCAAATGCAGGTCAGCCAGGATCTGCATCTACAATCCGTATTCGTGGTTTTACTACTTTAAATAATAATGATCCTTTATGGGTTGTTGATGGTGTTGTGGTAGACAATGGAGGAATTGGATATTTGAATCAATCTGATATTGAATCTATCGAGGTACTTAAAGATGGTGCTTCAGGTGCAATCTACGGTTCTCGTGCAGCTGCCGGAGTTGTTTTAGTGACAACTAAAAAAGGTAAAGCAGGTAAAATTTCTGTAAACTATACAGGATATGCAGGTACATCGCAAGCAGCAAAGAAATTGGATCTGCTAGGTGCTTCAGATTATGTTACAATATTAAACGAAGCGTTTAAAAATGGTGGTAATGCAGGTGAAAAATTCCCAACTAAAGATGCTACAGGAAATCCTATAAACTATGGTGCAGGAACAAATTGGCAGGATGCTATTTTTAACAATCACGCACAACGTTATTCCCATGAATTAAGCTTCAGCGGTGGTAATGATGTATCTACATTTTATATGTCTTTTGGTATAACAGATCAGGAAGGTATTATAACAACTGATATTTCTAATTATACAAGAAAAAATATCCGTTTGAACTCTAATCATAAAATTGGTAAATACATTAAGATTGGTCAGACTTTAGGATATTCTAACGAAAAAACAATTGGTATTGGTAACGTAAATGATGAGTTTGGAGGTCCATTGGCATCTGCAATTAACTTAGATCCATTAACTCCAATGATCGAAACTGATCCTTCTAAAACTGGACCTGGTTCAATCTATGCTAATCCAAATACACTAAAAGATGCAAATGGAAATTACTATGGTATTTCTACAATTGTAACTCAGGAAAATACTAACCCATTAGCTTATACTCAAACCAGATTAGGAAATAATGATTTTGCTGATAATTTTGTGGGTAACATTTTCATCGAAGCAGAATTATTGCCAGGTTTAAAATTTAGATCTACAGCTGGTGCAAAATTGGCTTATTATGGTTCTGACAACTTTACTCGGTTTATTTCTTGA
- a CDS encoding triple tyrosine motif-containing protein → MKFINTILTIIAIIFLQNNISGQVKNIGLPAIKNYKRSEYKGGTQNWSIDQDKKGNMYFANNSGLIQFDGSSWYKYSLPTKTEIRSLKIDSAGKIFVGGNNEFGYFKSSDNGTLKYYSLSKLISKKDKQNINLIWRIHIFNGEIIFQSFTKAFIFKNNKLTLINAPKKFQFSFLVNNRLYFQDKSLGILEYKNGRLAPIKGTTVFNDKEIWSVFPLPNNKMLLATLEKGLFIYDNQTVKPWETEANTFIKKNTSLGGSLIKGRFIVLNSVLDGFIICDLNGKIIQHLNRQKGLQNNTILTSFVDNKNNVWLGLDNGITFINENAPFSYFDYSYNIGTVYASTTYKGNLYVATNQGLFYHSWTEPFRDSPFIRVEGTISQAWNIQVLNDVLICASNSGALVINQNKVSKILDKKGYFGFKSIPNHENYIIGESYNGFTVFKKSADGYEYSNQVQGFDETTNTFSIELDENYLWLKKDLSLYQMKLSDDLKKFDMIQKHQSISSLYRGIGSLQSIQNKVYFQTHNHFFRFSKEQETFFEDKKISNLFTSIPIINTLIEDSEGNLWYAFNESLGVLTKNKNGSYTKKQAPFSNLTGNLVNNYISVNTIDPKNIFIGLTDGLTHYDSKIPSTFITKPKVFIASFSFPGDTILTGNLSENQKAYRIPYSSNHVKFTFSSPTYENQENVMYSYKLEPFDDNWRNWSTVSIKEYTNLREGTYVMNLKSRNSYGIESSINRIQFTISPPWYRHFLAYLLYFILVITGIYVISNRIKLKIRKNKYYETIEQRRLYLEKESKIRHEQHELEKEIEKLKNDKLQIKILSKDKELVNNSLQVVKKNKVLNGIITKLKDIDTNILDDSTKFEFNKLHKSIVKEVNTDKSWKDLEKHIKNVHFEFLKRLKEKYPTISPRELDLSTYLLMNMSTKEIAEIMNISTGGVELARYRLRKKLGLNKKENLIGFLMSI, encoded by the coding sequence ATGAAATTCATAAATACAATCCTAACTATAATAGCAATTATTTTCTTACAAAACAACATTTCCGGTCAGGTGAAAAATATTGGATTGCCTGCCATTAAGAACTATAAAAGATCAGAATACAAAGGAGGCACTCAAAACTGGAGCATAGATCAGGATAAAAAGGGTAATATGTATTTTGCCAACAATAGTGGTTTAATACAATTTGACGGTTCAAGCTGGTATAAATATTCACTTCCTACCAAAACAGAAATCAGGAGTTTAAAAATTGATTCTGCAGGAAAAATATTTGTTGGTGGTAATAATGAATTTGGATACTTTAAGAGCAGCGACAATGGAACCTTAAAATACTATTCATTGTCTAAATTAATAAGTAAAAAAGACAAACAGAATATTAACTTAATCTGGAGAATACACATATTTAATGGAGAAATCATTTTTCAGTCTTTCACAAAGGCATTTATTTTCAAAAACAATAAACTTACTTTAATAAATGCACCTAAAAAATTTCAGTTTTCCTTTTTGGTAAACAATCGCCTATACTTTCAGGACAAATCATTAGGGATTCTGGAATATAAGAATGGTCGTTTAGCTCCAATAAAAGGAACAACTGTATTCAATGACAAAGAGATTTGGTCCGTATTTCCGCTTCCAAATAACAAAATGCTCTTAGCAACTTTAGAAAAAGGGCTTTTTATTTATGATAATCAAACGGTCAAACCATGGGAAACGGAAGCGAATACTTTTATAAAGAAAAACACCTCATTGGGAGGCTCCTTAATAAAAGGAAGATTTATTGTCCTAAACTCTGTTCTGGACGGATTTATTATCTGTGATTTAAACGGAAAAATAATTCAGCATCTTAATCGTCAAAAAGGGCTTCAAAACAATACGATTCTAACCTCTTTTGTCGACAATAAAAACAACGTCTGGTTAGGCCTTGATAACGGTATTACTTTTATAAATGAAAACGCTCCTTTTTCTTATTTTGACTATAGCTATAATATAGGTACAGTATATGCCTCAACAACTTACAAAGGTAATCTGTATGTAGCAACCAATCAGGGGTTGTTTTACCATTCCTGGACCGAACCTTTTAGAGACAGTCCGTTTATCCGGGTTGAGGGGACCATTTCTCAAGCCTGGAATATTCAGGTCTTAAATGATGTACTTATCTGCGCCAGTAATAGTGGTGCATTAGTTATTAATCAAAATAAAGTATCCAAAATACTAGACAAAAAAGGTTATTTCGGATTCAAAAGCATTCCAAATCACGAAAATTACATTATAGGAGAAAGTTATAACGGCTTTACGGTTTTTAAAAAATCAGCTGATGGCTATGAATATTCCAATCAAGTTCAGGGATTTGATGAAACAACAAATACTTTCTCTATAGAACTGGATGAAAATTATTTGTGGCTGAAGAAAGATTTAAGCCTGTATCAAATGAAATTATCTGATGATTTAAAGAAATTTGATATGATCCAGAAACACCAATCGATTTCATCCTTATATCGTGGAATAGGAAGTCTGCAAAGCATACAAAATAAAGTCTACTTTCAGACTCACAATCATTTTTTCAGATTTTCAAAAGAACAGGAAACCTTTTTTGAAGACAAAAAAATAAGCAATTTATTTACCAGTATTCCAATCATAAACACATTAATTGAAGATTCAGAAGGGAATTTATGGTATGCTTTTAATGAGTCTCTGGGCGTTTTAACAAAAAACAAAAATGGCTCTTATACCAAAAAACAAGCACCATTTTCTAACCTTACCGGAAATCTGGTAAACAATTACATTTCTGTAAATACCATAGATCCTAAAAATATTTTTATAGGATTAACTGATGGTCTTACGCATTATGACTCTAAAATACCTAGTACGTTTATTACTAAGCCTAAGGTTTTTATTGCCAGTTTCTCATTTCCGGGAGACACCATTCTGACTGGAAATCTGTCTGAAAATCAAAAAGCATATAGAATTCCTTATAGCTCAAACCATGTAAAATTTACCTTTTCGTCTCCGACTTATGAAAATCAGGAAAACGTAATGTACTCCTACAAACTGGAACCTTTTGATGATAATTGGAGAAATTGGTCTACTGTATCTATAAAGGAGTACACAAACCTGAGAGAAGGAACTTATGTTATGAATTTAAAATCGCGAAACAGTTATGGAATCGAATCCAGTATTAATCGCATTCAATTTACAATTTCACCTCCATGGTACAGACATTTTCTCGCTTATTTACTTTATTTTATTTTAGTCATTACCGGAATTTATGTGATATCAAACAGAATTAAATTAAAAATCAGAAAAAACAAATACTACGAAACCATCGAGCAGCGTAGATTATATCTTGAAAAAGAGTCAAAAATCAGACATGAACAGCATGAACTGGAAAAAGAGATCGAGAAACTAAAAAATGACAAACTTCAAATAAAAATCTTATCAAAAGATAAAGAACTAGTAAATAACTCTTTACAGGTTGTAAAGAAAAACAAAGTTCTTAACGGAATCATCACTAAACTTAAAGATATTGACACAAACATTCTGGATGATTCAACAAAATTTGAATTCAATAAATTACATAAAAGCATAGTAAAAGAAGTCAATACAGATAAAAGCTGGAAAGATTTGGAAAAACACATTAAAAATGTGCATTTCGAGTTCCTAAAACGATTAAAAGAAAAATACCCCACAATTTCGCCTCGTGAACTTGATTTATCGACTTATTTATTAATGAATATGTCAACAAAAGAAATTGCAGAGATCATGAATATTTCAACCGGAGGAGTTGAGCTGGCCAGATACCGATTAAGAAAGAAACTGGGGTTAAATAAAAAAGAAAACCTGATTGGTTTCTTAATGAGTATTTAA